A region from the Benincasa hispida cultivar B227 chromosome 12, ASM972705v1, whole genome shotgun sequence genome encodes:
- the LOC120092599 gene encoding syntaxin-61, producing the protein MPSAQDPFYVVKDEIQESIDKLQSSFHQWERISSDPGERVQQTKELLASCESIEWQVDELDKAIAVAARDPSWYGIDDAELEKRRRWTSTARTQVGNVKKVVGAGKEQTGTASASGMRRELMRLPNAHETDRSNLYTAHQANDDFITSESDRQLLLIKQQDEELDELSASVERIGGVGLTIHEELLAQDKIIDDLGMEMDSTSNRLDFVQKKVAVVMKKASAKGQIMMILFLVALFIILFVLVFLT; encoded by the exons ATGCCATCGGCTCAAGATCCGTTCTATGTTGTAAAAGACGAGATTCAAGAATCT ATCGATAAACTGCAATCCAGCTTTCACCAATGGGAAAGGATATCTTCTGATCCAGGAGAGAGAGTACAACAAACAAAAGAGTTGCTCGCTTCCTGTGAAAGCATTGAGTGGCAG GTGGACGAATTGGACAAAGCTATTGCTGTGGCAGCTAGAGATCCATCTTGGTATGGCATTGATGATGCAGAACTTGAAAAACGAAGGAGATGGACGAGTACAGCTAGGACGCAG GTCGGAAATGTTAAGAAAGTAGTAGGAGCCGGCAAGGAGCAAACGGGAACTGCTAGTGCAAGTGGGATGCGTCGAGAATTGATGAGACTACCTAATGCACATGAAACAGACAGATCAAACTTATATACAGCCCACCAAGCAAATGATGACTTCATCACATCTGAATCAGATAGACAGCTGCTTCTAATAAA GCAGCAGGACGAGGAGTTGGATGAGTTGAGTGCAAGTGTGGAGAGAATTGGAGGTGTTGGGCTTACAATACACGAAGAGCTCCTCGCACAG GATAAAATTATCGATGACCTAGGAATGGAAATGGACAGTACATCAAATCGTCTCGATTTTGTACAG AAAAAAGTAGCTGTGGTCATGAAGAAAGCCAGTGCGAAGGGGCAGATAATGATGATATTGTTCCTGGTGGCTTTGTTCATCATCCTTTTTGTGTTGGTGTTCCTCACCTAG